In Primulina huaijiensis isolate GDHJ02 chromosome 4, ASM1229523v2, whole genome shotgun sequence, the DNA window TTTGTTATTTTACCACAAAAACGACATACAATATTTGGATTTTTAGGATCCGGAAGTGTTGTATAATTCCGAGCAATATCCATTCGATTTAATGGAATTGTTTTGTTTGACATGGTTAAAtaactgaaaaataaataacaatcacctattattaaaaaaacaattcagttaattttttttacaaaaaatccTAAAATTAGGGTTTACCAATTTTGAGCAGCAAAAGAGAAGAGGACGGCGGAGCAGCGGCGGCAGCAAGGCAAAAACGAGGCAGCAACAAGGCAGAGACGCTGAAGCGAGGCAGTTAGAGTGGTGAGATTTGAGAAGCAAGACAACGATGGTTTAAATAGGTTGGgcttaattttgttttaaaattgttaGGGCCTTAGGCATACTTAAAATTGCACTTTGAAAGTGCGATTTTAAGTCtgcaaaaactttaaaaaaaaaaaaagaggttgTGCGGCTTCTATACAGAGCACAGGCGATCGTCTTTCGCCCCCAAGCGAAGCGCACAGAAGCGTGCACTTCGTAGACCTCCTGCGCTTCTGAGTTCTCCGAAGGGCAGGCCTTGTGCCTCGAGTCGCTTTGCGCTTAAGCGACCGAGGCGACCGCTTTTGACAACTTTGGACTTGGGCTGAGTGCTTATACAAGTTTTCTTAAACTTAAGCTGCTCTTGCCTTTTTCAGGTGAAGGAGATATTGATCGAGGAGTCAAATGTTCAACCAGTCAATAGTCCAGTTACCGTTTGTGGTGATATCCATGGACAATTTCATGATTTAATGAAACTTTTCCAAACTGGAGGTCATGTACCAGaaacaaattacatatttatGGTAAGCCATTAGAGTTTTTTGAGCAATATGTCAATTTCTTCCCCACTTTTGCTTACTGCATTTTCTTGGCAGGGAGATTTTGTTGATCGTGGTTATAATAGTCTTGAAGTTTTCACGATTCTTTTGCTTCTCAAAGCAAGGTGCGTAAAATGCTGGGCAATTTAACTGTCAAGATCATACATGCATTTGTTAATCTGCTTGCTAGTTTATTCACAACCTTTTTTTTAAGATTGCTGTTTTTCCGAAATCATCAAGCATTTGGCTCACTTGATTTAATATAGATCTTTTCACGAAAATATGTCAACAGCATTATGTTATTTGAAATCTCTGGATCTTCAAAGTTGACTTGCTGGTTGATATTGGTTACTGCTCTTTCTGTTCTAGAAATAAAATACGCGTAGTTTTTCAAATGTATAACTCAAACTGAAATTCTTCTTATTCCTTTTATTGAAACCAACTTCCTAAAGTTATTGTTGTTGCGACCTTAATCCTTATTTAACAAAACACTATTAGGGATATCTTGAAACCTCTGTATTCAACATGCCTTTGTAGTTAATAGAATTCTGCAGCCTTTCTGTTTCGTCTTACTGCAATATTTAAATTGACTTGTTGGATTACCAACCTTTTTGGACTCTATTTTTGAGCTAGTTAAGAGCCAGAAGCCTTGAAGTAAATTTAGATGGTTTTGAGTTCATATTTTTCCTCCAGTTTGATGGTTATTTTCATCCTTTTTCCTTTGCTACCAGATACCCAGCTAACATAACTCTTCTACGTGGAAATCATGAGAGCAGGCAACTAACACAGGTAATTGATGTCGTAAACTTGGCCATCATCTGTAATGATTACTAAGTTCaatgatttaaatttataaaagaaCTGTATATGCTGGTGATGAAATCCTCATTCATATTTACATCTAGAAGTTTTCTTTAGATAGAAATCGCGAAACCACATTATGACATTTACTGATTCTTGCATCAACTTACAACAGCCTTTACTCAAGATAATTATTCATCATGACAGGAAACTGCTGTGTGCTTACTGGTTTTCACATGATTGTTTTTGCAGGTTTATGGATTCTATGATGAATGTCAAAGGAAATATGGGAATGCTAACGCTTGGCGATACTGCACAGATGTTTTTGACTATCTAACTCTGTCAGCAATTATAGATGGCACAGTATGCATCTACCccctcccaaaaaaaaaataaaataaaataaaaaataataatgatagtAACACCACCAAGAGAAATATTACATTATTTGAAAGTTGCAAAAAATTAAACCATTGAATTGCTATTTTCTTCCGATACTGGTACCATGTTGACCTAGTTTTTAGGGTTTTCAAAATCGATTGAAATGGAATGTAAAGGCTTATTATACTCAGAAGATCCACTTATAATAGCATTATTGTTATTCTCATGCACCCTATGCTTGCTGGTGGTAGTAAATATCACCTTTTTGGAATTCCAGGTACTTTGCGTGCATGGTGGCTTATCCCCAGATATTAGAACTGTTGATCAGGTTAGATCAACATCAGTTtgaagaatattatttttgtgcATATGCATCAAAATCTCAAATTGACAGAATGATAAGCTCAGATATAAGATTAGATTGTGATGATATGCTCTCCGAGGAGAATAAGGAGTTGAGCATGTCATGcgtatacaatatttttttgctTTTGTTAATCATAATCTGATCCTGTCATAACTAACATTCACTTATATTGAAATGATACTGCTGATATGCATTGTAGTGTAAATTATCGGTCTTAGTAAGTTATGCTAGATTCttttttgtttggttttgaTTGGCAGATTCGTGTCATTGAGCGGAACTGTGAAATCCCTCATGAAGGGCCCTTCTGTGACTTAATGTGGAGTGATCCTGAAGATATTGAGACGTGGGCAGTCAGTCCTCGAGGAGCAGGCTGGATTTTTGGATCAATGGTTACATCTGAGGTGAGGCAATGAAATGTCCGACAAAATGGCCAAAATAGCTGCACATGACCATTAGCTTGTTATGGACTTTTGATGGCATAACACTCAATGACCTTTGGATTGCTTAGCACATTTCAATATATGAGAAGTCACGCTAACATAGTTATTGTTTTCTGCAGTTCAATCATATTAACAAACTTGAGTTAGTTTGTCGGGCCCACCAACTTGTCCAAGAAGGTTTAAAGTATATGTTTCAAGATAAAGGACTTGTGACTGTGAGTTGCTAACTCTGTATCATGGATGACGTTGTATCCCATGCTCAAATAAAGAATGTCgtgtttgttttata includes these proteins:
- the LOC140975435 gene encoding phytochrome-associated serine/threonine-protein phosphatase-like isoform X1; protein product: MDLDEWITKVKDGQNLSEDELQLLCEYVKEILIEESNVQPVNSPVTVCGDIHGQFHDLMKLFQTGGHVPETNYIFMGDFVDRGYNSLEVFTILLLLKARYPANITLLRGNHESRQLTQVYGFYDECQRKYGNANAWRYCTDVFDYLTLSAIIDGTVLCVHGGLSPDIRTVDQIRVIERNCEIPHEGPFCDLMWSDPEDIETWAVSPRGAGWIFGSMVTSEFNHINKLELVCRAHQLVQEGLKYMFQDKGLVTVWSAPNYCYRCGNVASILSFNENMEREVKFFTETEENNHMRGPRTGVPYFL
- the LOC140975435 gene encoding phytochrome-associated serine/threonine-protein phosphatase-like isoform X2, which codes for MKLFQTGGHVPETNYIFMGDFVDRGYNSLEVFTILLLLKARYPANITLLRGNHESRQLTQVYGFYDECQRKYGNANAWRYCTDVFDYLTLSAIIDGTVLCVHGGLSPDIRTVDQIRVIERNCEIPHEGPFCDLMWSDPEDIETWAVSPRGAGWIFGSMVTSEFNHINKLELVCRAHQLVQEGLKYMFQDKGLVTVWSAPNYCYRCGNVASILSFNENMEREVKFFTETEENNHMRGPRTGVPYFL